GATCAATGTCTACGCCCACGATCGATTTAGGCGCAACATAGCGTTGCAACAGCCGAATCAAAGCGCCACCACCAACACCAAGGAGCAGCACCCGACGAATTGCCGCAGCCGGAACAAAGAACACCGGCAACAGCAACAATTCCCATAAGGAGCCTTTCAATGGGTCTCGGTCGTTCCATTGGGAATGAAAAACACCGTTACTGTAGAGACGCACACTGGCGCCGTGGGTGCGCACTTCGTAGCGATTGCCGGCGGCCTCCTTGTGCCAGATCAGTGCCATTGGGCGTTCAGCTCACCGGCAGATCGGAATGCTCCAGCAGCACCCGCGCGTAAGCTTCGATACCCTTAAGATCCTCGTCGCCAAACCGGGCCACCGTGGGGCTGTCAATATCCAGCACACCCAGGCATTGCTCGCCATTATACAGGGGCACCACCACTTCTGACGCAGATACCGCATCACAGGCGATATGCCCCGGGAACGCATGTACATCCTCCACCAGCTGTGACTGCCCCGTCGCAACCGCGGTACCACAGACACCCGCCCCCACATCGATATGGGTACAAGCCGGCTTGCCCTGAAACGGCCCCAGCTTGAGCGCATCTCCATGCAGAAAGTAGAACCCGGCCCAATTGATATCCGGCATTTCCATAAACAGCAGCGCACTGGCGTTGGCGGTATTTGCCAGCCAGTCGCGTTCACCGGACAGCAACGCGGCCAGCTGGTCACACAGAGTCTGATAGAAAGGTGTCATGGGTGAATTCCTGAAAAAACAAAACCCGCGAAAGCGGGTATGAGTACAACTGCATTATGGTACAGCGCAATGGTTGCTGAACACATCCCGTCACAGGCAACATCTGACAACGGCAATCAGGGAAACTTACAGGTATGGATCGGCAACGGATTCCCGCCCCTGTGCCTCAAACTCCTCCGCATCCACCGTTGGTTTGCTCCAGTCGGAATCGTCTTCCTCATCGTCGCGACTGCGTATTGCGGGCCCAACGCTGGTAACATCACTCGCCCTCAATCCATTGATCAACTTTCGCGGCGCTTTCTCACTGCCCCCTGACGCACGATCGGAACGTGCAATCTCTCGCTGAAGTACCCGACTGGCAACGGCATTGAGGTTGGGGCGGCGGCGTTCAGCCAGCCTGACGGCTTCCAGCTCACCACTAAGACGATTAATCTCCGCCTGCATATCCCCCATTTGGGCCTGCAGGTCGGTAAGCTGCGACAGCACACCTTTAACTTTTCGGCTCTCTTTTTCATAGAGCACCGCGGCGGTCCCGAAAGCCAGCACAATCACCACCAGTAATGAAAAATTTCGCATTCAAGCCTCCCCTGCTTAATTGCTCGTATACCGGAATTCTTATTGATCTGGAGCCAGAACCCCAAGATCCGCGAAATACTAGCGGAATCCGGTATATCTTCCGCGAACTGGTGCTTAAAAAGCAAGATCAATTCGCGACCACACCGCCCGCCCCATCCTATTCAGCTCTCTACCAGGTCGAGAAACTCCAGACTCGCCTGCTGGCGGATGGTGCGACGGTGATTGGCCCACAGTGCGGCAATTTTCTCCCGGTTGCAGACTTTGCGGTCAACAAACACCCGGGTATGCAACTCACCTACCGGTTTCGGGCTCGGACATTTGCTGAACACGAACTGGTTGGAAATCAGGTCCATAAACGGCCCTGACTTGCTGCTGGGCATAATGAACAGCAGCTGCAGCCCGAGCGTTTCCGTCAGGTAACGAATCACTTCCCGCGAGCGGGATTCATCCATCTTCGAGAACGCCTCGTCCACCAGCACCATTTTCAGGTGACTATGACCATCGTTAAAGCGGAAGGCCGATGTCACCGCCGCGGAGCGGATGATATAGGCCGGCGTTTCCAGCTGCCCGCCGGAACCGGTGCCGTACTGGCTGAGTGCGATGGGTTCTTTGCCTGCAGGCTCCTTGTAAATTTCGTAGTTGCGATAGTTGCGGTAATCACT
The Microbulbifer celer DNA segment above includes these coding regions:
- a CDS encoding GAF domain-containing protein; protein product: MTPFYQTLCDQLAALLSGERDWLANTANASALLFMEMPDINWAGFYFLHGDALKLGPFQGKPACTHIDVGAGVCGTAVATGQSQLVEDVHAFPGHIACDAVSASEVVVPLYNGEQCLGVLDIDSPTVARFGDEDLKGIEAYARVLLEHSDLPVS